The Patescibacteria group bacterium genome has a window encoding:
- a CDS encoding SpvB/TcaC N-terminal domain-containing protein, with protein MEQSVYSLLQQKLYAAAKMREIIAFELREELAEQFLKKGMPRHCGLCKDNTVCSRRNPESHCLWLKRRRISMKRLLVVLSFISFFPVSVFAASPTLGPVSPASTVLSVNDYATFTTVYNDADGWKNIKMAYIHVNVTTNKTNSFEAYYNRATNKLYLRNDANTSWGTGCAPGTARMLENSYVRMDCSQISVSGSGTKMTVRWVVLFKETFLGAKNIYLYVQDAGGLKAGWTKKGVCTITEPGTIIGSEGGEVLSSDGKTKLIIPEGAISAARGFEILPVNPEVMEGAVPNQTILLNVVECKPYGLVFNIPVQLIYQLDQAGIPGTPVELGLYDSVQQKINSTGKTSVISSDGFSVTFLVDHFSTYAALINLVSQGAPIGGGVKIPLPDLLTGAFSHSLPITVAPGRKGIQPSLALVYRSSNANSWLGMGFDLKQGYIVRSTRLGVPTYDDTKDTFYLVTDAGTTELVHLVDNLYQAKIESSFTRFYKENNDRWRALGKDGNILKFGETDESKEAGWGGTFAWYLTKVLDTNGNDVKYDYFKDAGKAYLLRITYTGNENAGVAGRNTVDFVLEDRADHILNYMSGAKIETAKRLKEILAKCNGDLVWRYAIEYGKSDDTDRSIVSSFQQCASDGICFPSQIFEYQNNN; from the coding sequence ATGGAACAAAGTGTATACTCGTTATTGCAACAAAAGTTATATGCTGCCGCAAAAATGAGAGAAATAATCGCCTTTGAACTTAGAGAAGAACTCGCCGAGCAATTCCTCAAAAAGGGTATGCCTCGTCATTGCGGTTTATGTAAAGACAATACGGTCTGTTCGCGCCGTAATCCTGAATCTCATTGTTTATGGTTGAAACGCAGGAGAATATCTATGAAAAGGCTTCTTGTTGTTTTAAGCTTTATTTCGTTTTTTCCAGTTTCGGTTTTCGCGGCATCCCCAACCTTGGGCCCGGTTTCTCCCGCCAGCACGGTTCTTTCGGTCAATGATTATGCGACATTTACGACTGTGTATAACGATGCGGATGGATGGAAAAATATCAAGATGGCCTATATCCATGTGAATGTGACGACTAATAAGACGAATTCGTTTGAGGCTTATTATAACCGAGCAACCAATAAGCTTTATTTACGCAACGATGCCAATACTTCATGGGGGACAGGATGCGCACCTGGAACGGCCAGAATGCTTGAGAATTCATATGTCAGGATGGATTGTTCACAAATAAGCGTTTCCGGTAGCGGCACGAAAATGACGGTTCGCTGGGTGGTTTTATTCAAAGAAACTTTTTTGGGCGCAAAGAACATATACCTATATGTGCAGGATGCTGGGGGTTTAAAAGCCGGCTGGACAAAAAAGGGTGTATGCACGATCACAGAACCAGGGACAATCATAGGGTCTGAGGGGGGTGAAGTCCTTTCATCTGACGGGAAGACAAAATTGATCATTCCGGAAGGTGCCATATCTGCAGCGCGTGGTTTTGAGATACTCCCCGTGAACCCAGAGGTCATGGAAGGCGCTGTGCCAAATCAGACAATCCTTCTGAATGTTGTCGAGTGCAAACCTTATGGTCTGGTTTTTAATATTCCAGTTCAACTCATTTATCAACTGGACCAGGCCGGTATTCCGGGGACGCCGGTTGAATTGGGACTCTACGATAGCGTACAACAGAAGATCAACTCTACGGGAAAGACGTCGGTTATTTCCTCTGATGGTTTTAGTGTAACGTTTCTGGTGGATCATTTTTCCACATATGCGGCTTTGATAAATCTGGTTTCTCAGGGTGCGCCGATCGGCGGCGGAGTCAAGATTCCGTTGCCGGATCTTTTAACAGGGGCATTCAGCCATAGTCTTCCGATAACTGTGGCGCCGGGGCGAAAAGGCATACAGCCTTCGCTTGCGCTTGTCTATCGTTCTTCAAATGCGAATTCTTGGCTGGGCATGGGGTTTGATCTGAAGCAAGGATATATTGTCCGATCCACGCGTCTGGGCGTGCCGACGTACGACGATACCAAAGATACATTCTATTTAGTTACGGATGCCGGGACCACGGAATTGGTGCATTTGGTCGATAACCTGTATCAGGCAAAAATTGAATCTTCGTTTACCAGATTTTATAAGGAGAACAATGACAGATGGAGAGCTTTGGGGAAAGACGGCAATATCTTGAAATTCGGCGAGACGGATGAAAGCAAGGAGGCGGGTTGGGGAGGGACATTTGCTTGGTATTTGACTAAGGTTTTGGATACGAATGGTAACGATGTGAAATATGATTACTTTAAGGATGCCGGGAAGGCATATTTATTGCGTATCACTTATACAGGAAATGAAAATGCCGGCGTTGCGGGCAGGAATACGGTTGATTTTGTTCTAGAGGACAGGGCAGACCATATACTTAACTATATGAGCGGGGCAAAGATAGAGACAGCAAAGCGTCTTAAAGAGATCCTGGCAAAGTGTAACGGCGACCTGGTTTGGCGTTATGCCATCGAATATGGCAAGAGTGATGACACGGATCGTTCGATCGTGTCTTCATTCCAACAGTGTGCCAGCGACGGTATTTGTTTTCCCAGCCAAATCTTTGAGTACCAAAACAATAACTAA